In the genome of Bradyrhizobium sp. CB3481, the window AGCATCGACCATTTGGCGAGCGGCACGAACAGCGAATCGAACACCTTCAGCTTCACTGGCACGTCGTGACCATCAAGCGTCACCGCGTCGATCGAAGCCTCCAGCTCGCGCAGCAGCTTGTTGTGCTTCTCGTCCGCGAAGATCGCGGCCTTGAAGTTGGTGGGCAGGCCGACATGCAGCACATTCGCCGCCTCTTCCGGCGGCCGGAAGGCCTGCGGGTCGGGCGAGCAGAGCGAGACCAGCCCCGGCTTGAAGCGCTCCCAGACCCGGGCGTTGGTGTAGGCCTCCTCCAGATCCATGTCCGCCAGCGCTGGGATTCGCTTGAGATACGGCAGCGGCGGCATGTTCATGATCGACAGGCAGGGCAATCCCGCTTCCGCGATCTTGATCATCAGCACGCGGATCGTGTGGTTGGTATATTGCGGCTCCTGCATCGCGAGGCCAACCAGGTCGTAGCGCTTGACGTCGACGTCCTGCGGCGTGACCGCATCGAGCTTGCCCGGCAGATCGCGCGAGAAGATCGCGCGGTGCACCGCCTCGTCGCGCAGCTTGATGCGCACTTCCGTGCCGTCGCGGTTGATCAGCTCGGCCGTCTTCTTCCGGCACACCAGGGTCACGTTGTGACCGGCCATCAAAAGCTTGGTCCCCAACAGGGAGCCATAGGAGGCCCCCAGGATCAGAATGTTGCGCGCCATACTCTCTCTTTCACCGCTAAAACCAGGCTCTCCGGTCTGGCACCCATTATACCAGAACTTTCCGCCCCGTTGCCTACTGCAAAGCGGGAGGCATTACAATCGGATAGAGGCCGTTCCATCCACGTCATGGAGACCTGTCTCGGCGTCCACGTCCATTTTCCGCAGCGGGAAAGAGGCGCGAATGTCCTCCGCCACCGGTTTTGCGAGGCCCGATTGACGGCCCAGCACTGGCCGCGCTCGGGATGCAATCCTAGCGACGCGTCAACGCCGGCTCGCATCTCGAGCTTGCCGGATTTCGGGCAAATGCTGCATTGCAGAGCGCTTGAATAAACGCGTTTCCGCTAAAAATTTCGCCCTCCCATTGAAGTTCCCTTAATCCGACCCGCGTCAATCTTATTCGGGAAAAATATGCAATTTCGCGCAGGAGGACCTCATGGGCCAAGGAAGGATCCGCAGCCGCGTCAGGCTATTTCCAGATCAATCTCCGCAGGACCAAATCGGTCGGCGACCGAACCGCATCCATCTGCTTCGTCGCTTCGTTCGGGATGAATCGGGAAGCTATGTGATCCTCTCGGCGATGTTGATGCCCGTTCTGGTTGGCGCCGCCAGCCTTGGCACCGAGGTTGGATGGTGGCTCTACAAGCACAAGAACATGCAGAGCGCGGCAGATTCCGGTGCGGTGAGCGCAGCGACCGCTGCCAGCAACCTGCTGGCTGAAGCCAATGCGGTCACCGCGACCTATGGCTATGCAAATGCAGTGAACAACGTAACCCTGACGGTCAATCAGCCGCCGACGACGGGCAGCTACGCTTCGAACGCGCAGGCCGTAGAGGTCATCCTCAGCCAGCCGCAGCAACGGCTGTTGTCCTCGATATTCGGATCCGATCCCGTGCTGATCACGGCACGCGCGGTGGCACTTCAAAATTCCGGGACGGGCTGCGTGCTGGCCCTCAACTCGGCCGCCACCCCTGCCGTGAACGTCGGCGGCAGCAACAATCTCACTTTGAAGGGCTGCAACCTCTACAGCAACTCAAGCGGCAATCCATCGCTGAACGTCAGCGGCAGCGGCACGATATCTGCCAATCAGGTCGGGGTGGTCGGCGAGGTCTCGGGCGCAGCCAGCATCACGGCCACCAATGGCATCCGAACCCATGTGCAGCCGATCGCGGATCCCTATGCCGACTTATTCCCGCCGACCAAGCCGAGTTGCAGCAGTGGCAAGATCGTCGTGAACGCCAATGGCAAAACCAACTCCATCAGTCCCGGTTGTTATAGCGGCGATATCACCGTTAACGCAGGCGCGACGCTGAACCTGGAGCCAGGAATTTACTATCTGGACGGATCGAACCTGAGCGTAGCGGGCAACGCCACGATCACAGGCAGCGGCGTGACCCTGGTCTTTACCGGTTCGGGCAGCAGCTGGGGCACAGCTACGATCGGCAGCAATGCGATCATTGATCTGACGGCACCGACCTCCGGAACGATGCAAGGTGTGGTCTTTTATGGCGACCGCAAAATGCCGGCGGGCACGGCGTTCAATCTGACGGGCGGCGGCACGCAGAATTTCGGTGGCGCGATTTACCTGCCAAAAGCGAACCTGAGCTTCAGCGGCGGAAACGGCACGACGACCTCCTGCACAAAGGTCATCGCAGATACCATCACCTTCACCGGCTCATCGAACCTTCAAGTCAATTGCTCCGCACTTGGCGTCGCCACCATCGGCACACTGACCGCGCAACTGGTTCAATGAGGGTACCTGACATGAATACCCAAAACTCATTCCGCTATCCCCACTTTCGGCCCTTTGGCGCACTCCGTCGCCTGTTCCTGCATGACAAGCGCGGCGTCGCGGCGATCGAATTCGGAATCATGATCCCGGTGTTCTCCCTCATGGTGGTTTCGGTGACCGATATCGGTCTCGCCGTCTATCGCAAGATGCAGGTCGAGAACGCTGCGCAGGCCGGAGCTCAGTACGCCATTGCCCGTGGATTTAATGCGACCGCCATCTCCAGTGCCGTGACCAGCGCCACGAATTCCTCGGCCGTC includes:
- a CDS encoding 2-dehydropantoate 2-reductase N-terminal domain-containing protein translates to MARNILILGASYGSLLGTKLLMAGHNVTLVCRKKTAELINRDGTEVRIKLRDEAVHRAIFSRDLPGKLDAVTPQDVDVKRYDLVGLAMQEPQYTNHTIRVLMIKIAEAGLPCLSIMNMPPLPYLKRIPALADMDLEEAYTNARVWERFKPGLVSLCSPDPQAFRPPEEAANVLHVGLPTNFKAAIFADEKHNKLLRELEASIDAVTLDGHDVPVKLKVFDSLFVPLAKWSMLLTGNYRCITPHEPQSIRDAVHGDLKLSQSIYEHVDGIARRLGADPADQVPFGKYAKAAESLLKPSSAARAVAAGAPFIERVDLLVKLISHQLGVPSAEIDRTVDTVDQKLNEKIVAGGSGAQ
- a CDS encoding TadE/TadG family type IV pilus assembly protein produces the protein MGQGRIRSRVRLFPDQSPQDQIGRRPNRIHLLRRFVRDESGSYVILSAMLMPVLVGAASLGTEVGWWLYKHKNMQSAADSGAVSAATAASNLLAEANAVTATYGYANAVNNVTLTVNQPPTTGSYASNAQAVEVILSQPQQRLLSSIFGSDPVLITARAVALQNSGTGCVLALNSAATPAVNVGGSNNLTLKGCNLYSNSSGNPSLNVSGSGTISANQVGVVGEVSGAASITATNGIRTHVQPIADPYADLFPPTKPSCSSGKIVVNANGKTNSISPGCYSGDITVNAGATLNLEPGIYYLDGSNLSVAGNATITGSGVTLVFTGSGSSWGTATIGSNAIIDLTAPTSGTMQGVVFYGDRKMPAGTAFNLTGGGTQNFGGAIYLPKANLSFSGGNGTTTSCTKVIADTITFTGSSNLQVNCSALGVATIGTLTAQLVQ
- a CDS encoding TadE/TadG family type IV pilus assembly protein, which produces MNTQNSFRYPHFRPFGALRRLFLHDKRGVAAIEFGIMIPVFSLMVVSVTDIGLAVYRKMQVENAAQAGAQYAIARGFNATAISSAVTSATNSSAVSASPEPVQFCGCPTSTGVDGVSCGTVCPGGATAGTYAKVSAQGSYYTLVNYQVVASTYSFTAQSIARLK